A single Cellulomonas sp. SLBN-39 DNA region contains:
- the nrdG gene encoding anaerobic ribonucleoside-triphosphate reductase activating protein: MTRTPRPGQWRAARLSQGRVARYQPFVMVDGEGVRCSLYVSGCPFACDGCFNEAAWSFRYGEPYDEALADRILADLGHEAVQGLSLLGGEPFLATGVCLDVVGRLRAAHGRTKDVWCWSGYTFEELLAEVAAGQDDKAELLAELDVLVDGRFEIAERDLTLAFRGSRNQRVLDVPRSLAAGRAVPWGDG, encoded by the coding sequence GTGACCCGCACGCCCCGCCCCGGCCAGTGGCGGGCGGCCCGCCTGAGCCAGGGGCGCGTCGCCCGCTACCAGCCGTTCGTCATGGTCGACGGCGAGGGCGTGCGGTGCTCCCTGTACGTCAGCGGCTGCCCGTTCGCGTGCGACGGGTGCTTCAACGAGGCCGCGTGGAGCTTCCGCTACGGCGAGCCGTACGACGAGGCGCTCGCCGACCGGATCCTCGCCGACCTCGGGCACGAGGCCGTGCAGGGGCTGTCGCTGCTCGGTGGCGAGCCGTTCCTCGCCACCGGCGTGTGCCTCGACGTGGTGGGCCGGCTGCGGGCCGCGCACGGGCGCACCAAGGACGTGTGGTGCTGGTCCGGCTACACGTTCGAGGAGCTGCTGGCCGAGGTCGCCGCCGGGCAGGACGACAAGGCCGAGCTGCTCGCCGAGCTCGACGTGCTCGTCGACGGCCGGTTCGAGATCGCCGAGCGGGACCTGACCCTCGCGTTCCGGGGCAGCCGCAACCAGCGCGTCCTCGACGTGCCGCGCTCCCTGGCCGCCGGGCGGGCCGTGCCCTGGGGCGACGGCTGA
- a CDS encoding nitrate/nitrite transporter: MPVQGRRAAPVVYTVAVLAYLVAVVHRTALGVAGVDATARFDLAATTLSSFVVVQLVMYAGLQIPAGQLLDRYGARAVITAGSVVMAAGQGLLAVADTVPLALVARLLIGAGDAGIFISACRLVAQWFPPRRVPVLVQVTGLIGQSGQLVSAIGVAWLLHARGWGTTFGTLAVVGAVTSVAAWLWLSAPPPTRTTVVADAARERFLHAVRAAARPAGTRLGFWSHFLPPFSANVLALLWGVPFFVTAQGRSPAEASALLTLLTLSAMVAGPVVGRFTARHPLRRSWAVLASAVATLVAWVLLLAPSTPRPMWQLAVFAVVVGAGGPVSLVGIDFARSFTAADRLGTATGFVNMGGFTSSVVGVLAVGVVLQAVSPPGAVTYSLDAYRLAFAVLLVPWLVGVAGVLHSRRRARAQMRDEGTVVPRLRDALRRPRA; encoded by the coding sequence GTGCCGGTGCAGGGTCGTCGAGCGGCACCGGTGGTCTACACGGTGGCCGTGCTGGCCTACCTCGTCGCGGTCGTGCACCGCACGGCCCTGGGGGTCGCGGGGGTCGACGCGACGGCCCGGTTCGACCTGGCGGCGACCACCCTGTCGTCGTTCGTCGTCGTCCAGCTGGTGATGTACGCGGGGCTGCAGATCCCCGCCGGGCAGCTCCTCGACCGGTACGGCGCGCGCGCCGTCATCACCGCCGGCTCTGTCGTGATGGCCGCCGGGCAGGGCCTGCTGGCGGTCGCGGACACGGTGCCGCTCGCGCTGGTGGCGCGCCTGCTCATCGGCGCCGGCGACGCGGGCATCTTCATCAGCGCGTGCCGCCTGGTCGCGCAGTGGTTCCCGCCGCGCCGCGTACCCGTGCTGGTGCAGGTCACCGGTCTGATCGGGCAGAGCGGCCAGCTGGTCTCCGCGATCGGCGTCGCGTGGCTGCTGCACGCGCGCGGGTGGGGCACGACCTTCGGCACGCTGGCCGTGGTCGGTGCCGTCACGTCCGTGGCCGCGTGGCTGTGGCTGTCCGCTCCCCCGCCGACGCGCACGACCGTGGTCGCCGACGCGGCCCGCGAGCGCTTCCTGCACGCCGTGCGGGCAGCCGCCCGCCCGGCCGGGACCCGGCTGGGGTTCTGGTCGCACTTCCTGCCGCCGTTCAGCGCGAACGTGCTGGCGCTGCTGTGGGGCGTGCCGTTCTTCGTCACCGCGCAGGGCCGCTCGCCGGCGGAGGCCAGCGCGCTGCTCACGCTCCTCACGCTGTCGGCGATGGTCGCCGGGCCGGTGGTGGGGCGGTTCACGGCCCGGCACCCGCTGCGCCGCTCGTGGGCGGTGCTGGCCTCGGCGGTCGCGACGCTCGTGGCGTGGGTGCTGCTGCTCGCGCCGTCGACGCCGCGGCCGATGTGGCAGCTCGCGGTGTTCGCGGTCGTGGTCGGTGCGGGCGGTCCGGTGTCGCTGGTCGGCATCGACTTCGCCCGGTCGTTCACGGCCGCGGACCGGCTCGGCACGGCCACGGGGTTCGTCAACATGGGCGGGTTCACGTCGTCGGTCGTGGGGGTGCTCGCGGTGGGCGTGGTGCTGCAGGCCGTGTCCCCGCCGGGCGCGGTCACGTACTCGCTCGACGCGTACCGGCTGGCGTTCGCGGTGCTGCTCGTGCCGTGGCTGGTGGGTGTCGCCGGGGTGCTGCACAGCCGCCGCCGGGCCCGGGCGCAGATGCGCGACGAGGGCACGGTGGTGCCGCGGCTGCGCGACGCGCTCCGGCGGCCGCGCGCCTGA